The genome window AGGGGGAAGTCTCGTCTTTCAGGGCTCAATTAGTGATTTGCTCAAACAAAAAACAAAAACGGCAAAGGCAATTTTAGAAAAAAACACCTTGAGAATTAATCCCCCAAGAAAAATAGAATCCTCAAGCGAAATAAAAATAAACAACGCTTATGCAAATAATCTTAAAAACATTTCTGTCTCAATTCCCAAAAATAAAATGACAGTTATTACTGGTGTTTCAGGTTCGGGAAAATCTACTTTAGTCTGGGATATTATTGAAACCGAAGCTAAACGAAATTTTCTCGAAACCCTGTCAACATACGAGAGATACAATACAAATGAAAAAAGGAACTGCAAAGTTGATTCAATCGAAGGCCTAGGTCTGGTTTGTTCAGTTAGTAGTGATGGTTGGCAATTCAATCCTCGTTCAAATATTGGAACAATTACTGGAATGTATGATCACTTATCAGAACTATTTGTTTATGCCGGAGAAAAACATTGCCCAAAATGCGGTAGTTTAATGAACAACCAGATAAATTTCTGGATCTGCCCAAACTGTCAAACTACAGCGAAAAAACCAAGACCGACAGATTTTAGCAGAAGCAACTATCGTGGTGCTTGTACTTCTTGCCAGGGTGTTGGAACCATTCAACAAATAAGTGTCAAAAAAATTATTATCGACCCCGCAAAGCCATTACTTGATGGAGCAATGCAATCTTATGGTTATTTTCCAAAAAGTTATCTAAGTAAAGCTGGAAGTAGTGGACGCTACTTTTTAGAGTCATTTTCCAAACGATATCATTTTGACCCTTATTCTACTCCGTGGTGTGAAATGACAAGTGAAGCACAAGAAAAATTTATCTTCGGTGATGAAAAGCCCATGAAGGTTCAATTTAAATCATCAAATGGCAGAGAATATAGTGAAACCCTCCCCTTCCCGGGTTTTAAGGGATGGATTAGCAATTGGGATTTAGGAGGTACATTTACCGACCATCTTGTATGTCCAACTTGTCATGGAAGTGGCTTAAAACCTGAACTTAATTCAATCACAATTCAAAACCTTAACATTTACGACGTTTGTCAATTATCAATCGCTGAGCTCAGTGAATTTCTCAACCCGCTCCAAGGTAAACCGATCAAATTTCCGTTAATGAAAAAGTCGTTAAAAATCTTGCAGCTAAAGTGCAGTTTTCTGATCAAAACCGGATTAACTTATCTTAATTTGAATCGTTTTTCATCAACTCTCTCAGCTGGCGAAGCACAGCGAGTCCAGTTAACAACATTTCTTAGTAATGAAATGAAAGGATTGACTATCTTACTAGATGAGCCTTCTCGAGGACTTCACCAGACAGAAATATTGTCATTGATTGAGTTATTAAAAGAACTTTGCAAAATTGGTAATACATTAATCATCGTTGAACATGAAACTGCTTTTATGGAACAAGCTGATAACATCATTGAATTGGGTCAGGGTGCTGGAAAGAATGGGGGTCAAATAATTTCAACCGGAAATATTAACAAAATTATCAAGGAAGATAATCTGACTTCAAAGTGGTTAAAAAACCCTTATCCAATTAAAAATTCTCGCCGGCGATCTGCTTTTAATTATGTAACTATCAAGGGTGCTGTCGAAAACAATCTAAATGTTCAAAAGTTACAAATTCCATTGAAAAATTTAGTTGGAATCTGCGGGGTATCGGGATCTGGTAAAAGCACCTTAATTGTGGATACGATTGCCAAAGCCTACGTTAAAAGAAGGCAAACGACCTCTGTATCATATGAACCCGATGTCATTGGTAAATATCAATCGATTGAAGGCATGCCTAAACATGTTATTTTGATTGACCAATCAAAATCAGATATTACAAATATTTATCGCTATTTTGGGATAGATAAAATTCTGCAGGATATTTATTTAACCGATGAAACTGCTGTCTCTCTCCAATTATCAAAATCTGTCTACCAAAGAAATTGTCCTGATTGTCATGGAAAAGGGTTTAATAAAATTTCAATGGAATTTATGCCACCTTCGTATACCCCTTGTGAAACATGTAATGGAACCGGCTTCTCACCCGAAGCATGGGAAGTGAAAATCAAAGGTTACTCATATCCTGAACTTTTTAACCTTAGTATTGAAGAAATGTATGAGTTATGGAAAGATCATAAAAAATTAGCGGAGAAGCTAAAAAATTTAATTGAGATGGGATTAGGTTATCTCATTTTTGGTCAAAACGCTCAGACTTTTTCTTCTGGTGAGGCTCAAAGGCTAAAACTAGCCAAAGGACTTCAAAGTAACAAATCTAAGGAAACGTTATATATCCTTGATGAACCAACCGTTGGACTACATAATGAAGATACCCAAAAATTGCTGGTAATCTTAAATAAGCTGGTAGATAATGGCAGCTCAGTCTGGGTGATCGAGCATGATTTAAATTTATTGTTGCAATGCGACTACTTGGTAGAATTGGGACCCGGAGGTGGCAATTTAGGAGGCAAAATTGTTGCCAGCGGAACCCCAGAAAGAGTTGCTGAGATGAAAACAAAAACTGGAAATTTGTTAAAGGAAATTTTATGATGAAGCCATCACTGTTATTAACAGATCCCTCACCTTGCCTCCGTTATAAGATCTTGTCAAATATGTCAGATCCTGATAAAGACGAATTAAACGAACTAGATCTTGAAAGAAAAAATGATCCTATTTTGAAATCTATTTTGGATTTACAAAATTCCGATGGTTCATTTCGCATAAGTGATCGAACTGCACCCACTTCCATTATTCAATCAACATCAATTGCTTTAACGATGATTGCTTACCTTGGATTCGATTATAAGATGGATGAAGTTCAAAAAGCTGTAAACTACCTGATGGCAAAACAACAAACTGATGGTTCATGGTCCTATGAAGGAGAAGAATATGACATGGTCCCCTTGCAGACAGCATTTCCACTATGGGGAATTTCATCAGTAGGTAAATCATTAGACCCTCAACTAAAAAAATCCTATGATTGGTTATTAAGTAAACAACTAGCTGACGGTGCCTGGCCAGTTGGAACTGTTTATGGCAATTTCGGGTACATTGCTGGATACCGAAAGCTGCCTAATTCAAAGAATGGTTGTCGAGTAAACACGACTTGTGCTTTACTTGCCTTAACTAACCACCCTAAATTAAAAAAAGATCCTCGAGTTCTCAAAGCTGCCGATGTCCTGTTGGGAAGACGCACGATTGAGCGGCACAGTATGGGGATTAATATTGCTAGATGTTTGGGTGTTGAAAAGTCATCGGGTTTCTTTAGCTACTTTGCAGCTCACGATATTGCCCTTGTGTTATCTATTATTGCAAAAATCGGCATTAATGGCGAAGATCCTCGAGTTAACGAAATAGAAAAAACTGTCAGAGGATTTCAAAATAAATTTGGTTTAATTGAATATGAAAA of Xylocopilactobacillus apicola contains these proteins:
- a CDS encoding ATP-binding cassette domain-containing protein, whose amino-acid sequence is MTIKIKNANINNLNNVSLTIPNGLTVVTGISGSGKSSLVYDTLYQEARNRLFELFSNKNDTYPSSNTMVDSIEGLKPVVGIKQNTKNRNPYSTVATASGIHVLLRILYSRFGTQYCPHCGTKIHLYSEDSVIKELIKASKNAQIQIQARILNKVPGSHATLLKQLRKDFPDLDILIDDLKTITPLDPDKKHSISIILIDSKSPLSLVEARNILKQAKLFGLGFIILRDCDSKKNYQLVFKNICPECNSTVKKMEPSMFNKICPKCKGKKCESCYQTGLDPTIAKTTLNGLTFNQMLALSIADFTTLIENETILPDSAQTLREEILKKSHSILNLGLGYLELNRTSPSLSRGEYQRLQIAKAIYNNIDDIMYILDEPTIGLHPSETAQIMSEIRDLIGDVIYIEHDETAISDADNCIALGPGAGKNGGNIIFQGSPTAYLKRIDLKENNHHKRPIKEFLAIKDARARNLKSLDIDIPLGCATVICGVSGSGKSTLINEVIIPSLKQKTNLNCSSITGNIPKILEITQDPIGNNARSTTATYMNLAEEIRELFAHYSHKPASLFTFNTKDGACKQCNGLGTIKINMRYQESYSIVCPSCNGNRFSNTAAQELIKIADKSYSIVDFMELKVTEFLEILKAQPNFFNISINYDALERCLSSLVDVGLGYLSLNQSTSSLSGGEAQRLKIAKILSKKLNHSMMIVLDEPTSGLHKADIEKILCIFDILKNAGITLLIVEHNLDVITYADWIIEIGPGAGPKGGSLVFQGSISDLLKQKTKTAKAILEKNTLRINPPRKIESSSEIKINNAYANNLKNISVSIPKNKMTVITGVSGSGKSTLVWDIIETEAKRNFLETLSTYERYNTNEKRNCKVDSIEGLGLVCSVSSDGWQFNPRSNIGTITGMYDHLSELFVYAGEKHCPKCGSLMNNQINFWICPNCQTTAKKPRPTDFSRSNYRGACTSCQGVGTIQQISVKKIIIDPAKPLLDGAMQSYGYFPKSYLSKAGSSGRYFLESFSKRYHFDPYSTPWCEMTSEAQEKFIFGDEKPMKVQFKSSNGREYSETLPFPGFKGWISNWDLGGTFTDHLVCPTCHGSGLKPELNSITIQNLNIYDVCQLSIAELSEFLNPLQGKPIKFPLMKKSLKILQLKCSFLIKTGLTYLNLNRFSSTLSAGEAQRVQLTTFLSNEMKGLTILLDEPSRGLHQTEILSLIELLKELCKIGNTLIIVEHETAFMEQADNIIELGQGAGKNGGQIISTGNINKIIKEDNLTSKWLKNPYPIKNSRRRSAFNYVTIKGAVENNLNVQKLQIPLKNLVGICGVSGSGKSTLIVDTIAKAYVKRRQTTSVSYEPDVIGKYQSIEGMPKHVILIDQSKSDITNIYRYFGIDKILQDIYLTDETAVSLQLSKSVYQRNCPDCHGKGFNKISMEFMPPSYTPCETCNGTGFSPEAWEVKIKGYSYPELFNLSIEEMYELWKDHKKLAEKLKNLIEMGLGYLIFGQNAQTFSSGEAQRLKLAKGLQSNKSKETLYILDEPTVGLHNEDTQKLLVILNKLVDNGSSVWVIEHDLNLLLQCDYLVELGPGGGNLGGKIVASGTPERVAEMKTKTGNLLKEIL
- a CDS encoding prenyltransferase/squalene oxidase repeat-containing protein; translation: MMKPSLLLTDPSPCLRYKILSNMSDPDKDELNELDLERKNDPILKSILDLQNSDGSFRISDRTAPTSIIQSTSIALTMIAYLGFDYKMDEVQKAVNYLMAKQQTDGSWSYEGEEYDMVPLQTAFPLWGISSVGKSLDPQLKKSYDWLLSKQLADGAWPVGTVYGNFGYIAGYRKLPNSKNGCRVNTTCALLALTNHPKLKKDPRVLKAADVLLGRRTIERHSMGINIARCLGVEKSSGFFSYFAAHDIALVLSIIAKIGINGEDPRVNEIEKTVRGFQNKFGLIEYEKSPIVTHWLTYDINNYLSIIDSSSVFIHKIPDFAFKGYQKNNKFI